The window ACTTCTAGTCCTTTAGAGAGAATGAGCAGAGAAATAAACTTTTTTACGTATAAGTGGACGAGTATAATAGTACCTAAAATTATAGACTTTGACCTTGATTCTATGTGTTTATACAGGGAATATTTAGAAGGTAGAGAAGTTAGTGCAAGTGAAGATTATTTTGAATTAGGACATTCTTTAAAGTATATTCATTCAAAGGGATTTGCACTAGGAGATACAAAAGTTGAAAATTTTCTTATACCTCAAGACAATAAAATAATAACTGTAATAGATGCAGAACAGTCAATAGAAACTGATTCTGTATCCCACTTTGCCTGGGATTTATTGGTCACAATTTTTTCAATATCTTACAAGTTCATTAAAAACCCTCAACTCTTTTATGAAGTTGTAAATTCCTTTTTAGATGGTTATAACCCTATAAAAGAGGAGGCAAAGGAAATATTCGATATAAAATATATTTCACTAATTAGCCTTATTCCATTATTTCATTATTCTTACCTTAGAAAAGCCATCGAGAGATTCTTATAAGTAACTCGTTATTTTCTGACTTTGATACTGTTATCAGTTCATCATTAATTCTGGTTCCACATGCGGGACACCTGTAAAAGTATCTGATCAGTCTTTTTCCATCACTTGTATTCTCAGCTTCCACTATGAAATCCATTTTAATATTGCATCTTGGGCAGAGTAATTCTCTCATCAATTTATTAGGGTCTAAAACGAAGTTAAAAATGTAATGAAAGACGTTTATGGTAGGGAATTAGAAGATTTAAGAATTACACTTACCCATGCTTGCAATTTCACTTGCTTCTTTTGCCATATGGAAGGAGAAAATGATGGTGATAGTCTGTTAAGTGCAGATCAAATTAGCCTAGTTGCTCAGATAGGAATGGAATTCGGGATAAGGACTGTGAAACTCACAGGCGGAGAACCTACATTAAGAAGAGATTTACCCGAAATAATATCTAAGTTGAAAGAGGTTGGTATAAAAGAAGTCTCCATGACCACTAATGGATATTTGTTAAAAGAATTAGCTGGGAAATTAAAGGACGCAGGGTTAGATCGAGTTAATATTAGTCTGCATTCTATAGATCCAGTCATTTTTAAAGAGGTGACAGGAGTTAATGTTCTAAGTAAAGTTGTCGAAGGAATAGAAGAGGCTAAGAAAGTAGGATTAAGACCATTAAAACTAAATTACGTTGTAACAAGAAAGAATGCTAAAGGTGTATTTGAGTTTATTAATTTTGCAAGTGGCAGTAATATAGACGAAATTCACCTAATAGAGTTACATCCAGTAGGTTTAGGTAAAGAGGCTTTCTATACTCACGTTGATATGTTAGATATTGAAGGTCGCTTGAACGAGGATTGTACTTTGATAGAGATCAGAAATAAACACAAGAGACCAAGATATAAGTGTGGAAATCTTGTGGTTGAAGTTGTTAAACCTTACGCCAATCCTATATTTTGTAGTGGTTGTAACAGAATAAGGCTCACAGTAGACGGAAAATTAAAAACATGCTTATACAGAGATGATAAGGTTATAGATATTAGCGACATCATTAAAAGTAGTTACAGCATAATAGAAAAGGAAGAGTTATTAAGGGAGGCATATAGATTAGCAATTCTAATAAGGGAGCCAAACTTTAGATTTAAGTATGAGACTTCAAAAACTGGATAGAATTTTGGAGGAACGAGATGTAAAAAATGCTATTATTATTGGTGGAGCAAATATATTTTATTTAACTGGTTACGATTACATATCAACAGATTTTGCCAATACTGTAGCCTTAATTTATAATGATAGTGTTCCCATTCTTGTAGTTCCGGTTCTAGAGAAAAATAGAGCACAATCTAAGGTAGGAGATAAGATAGAGATAGTTGCATACAGTTCTTATCAAGTTTCTGATGACGTAATTAGGGGTAGTTTAGTGGACGTCATTTCAAGATATATAGAGACTGATAGAAGGATTGCGATAGACATGCTATATTCAGGTTCAATGTTTTATCTTTCCTTATCTAAGAAAATTAGTAGTGAAAATCTTGTGGATGTATCTAAAGATTTTTACATTATAAGAGCTAAGAAAGAGCCTGAAGAACTTGAACTTATAAAGAAAGCAGGGGATATTACGAGTTCGGCTATGAAAATCTCCTCTGAGAAAATTCATGAAGAATCCGTTTCAGAGAAACAGTTAGCAGGATTAATAGATATGACAATGAGGAATGAGGGAGCTGAAGAATATGCATTCTCCTCTATTGTTGCTTTTGCTGAGAATTCCGCTTTTCCACATCATATTCCAACAGATAGAACTATCAAAAATGGTGAAAATGCGGTAATAGATATTGGTGCAAGATATAATAATTATTGCTTTGATAGTACTAGAACTTTCGTTAAGAGTAACAATGATGAAGTAAAGAAAGTCTATGAAATAGTCCTTCAAGCCCAAGAAGAAGCAATAGACGCAGTGCGAGATGGAACAAGAGCATCAGAAATCGATAGGATAGCTAGAAATGTAATAGAGAAAGCGGGATACGGTAAATATTTCGTTCATTCGACTGGTCATGGTGTAGGAATAGAGATTCATGAGTATCCTTCCATTTCATTGAGTTCTGATGCTATACTTGAAGAGAATATGGTAATTACAGTAGAGCCAGGTATTTACCTTAAAGGAAAGTTCGGAATTAGAATTGAAGATACAATAATTCTCACAAAGAAGAAACCTATCGTACTTGAGACTATTTATAAGTATCTATAAAAAGACCAATCAAAATTTTTAGCATTAACATTTTAATAATGTCATCGCACAACTATATTACTTGGTATGGAACAGGAAAGTTTAAATCAAGAAAGACTCGTTGAGGAAATTGCAAAGAGAGTCAAGGAGATTCTACAGCTTATTGGTGAAGATACTGAAAGAGAGGGACTTAAGGAAACACCAGAGAGAGTAGCAAAGGCTTTACTTGAAATGACGTCAGCTTTGAGATCTCCTCAACCCTATATAAAGGTATTTTCCTTAGCAGAAAATGAAAATTCCAGTGTAGAAGATCAAATAGTTCTAGTAAAGGATATTTCGTTTTCGTCATTATGTGAACATCATTTACTGCCAATAATAGGAAAGGTCCATGTTGCATATGTTGTTGGTAAGAGCGGAAAAGTAGCTGGCTTAAGTAAAATAATAAGGCTTGTAAATTATTATGCGTCAAGACCACAGATCCAGGAAAGACTAGTGGAACAAATTGCAGAAGCCATTATGAAGAGCGATATTCAACCGAAAGGAGTTATGGTAATTGGAGATGCATTGCATATGTGTACTTATGTTAGAGGGGTAAAGGATAGGGAAGCTAGCTTAATATCATTATCCACTAGAGGAATATTCAGCACGAAACCTTCCTTGAAGAGTCAGGTATTTAGGCTGATTAACACGTCTAAGAAGTCATCAACTTTTTTATGAGCTAGTGCGATATATAATTTGAATTGAGTGATTCGAAAAATAAAATAATTAATATCCTAAAAAATTACGGTGAGTTATCACAATCAGATTTAGTGAAACTTAGTCAAATGTCTAAGAGTAGAGTATCGGAGATATTATCAGAATTGGAGAAAGATGGTATAATTGAAAGAAGAAGACTAATAGGAAAGAACTTAGCAATCAGATTATCTTCTAGCAAATTTTTGAGTATTGGTATAATAAAGGCTGCTGAATATCCTTTTGTGGTTCCTTTCGTAAGGTCTTTAAGAGATAAGGGATTCATTGTTGATGTGAAAATTTACAATAATGGTTTAGATCTAACGAGAGACTTAGCTACAGGAAAAATAGATATGGGTTTCTCGCCCCTGGTTACTCAATTAATATTTCAAAAAATTTTCAATGATTTTAAGATAATTGCAGGAGGAGCAAGGGGAGGAGGTGCAATAGTAGGAAATAGCCTGGACAGTTACATAGGCTCTACTGCATTATCTAGTATGGAATTATGGACAATGCTCTTTGACCCTCATCTAGATATTGTAGAGTATGAGAGTCCTGAACATTTAATTATGTCGTTAAATACCAAAAGAACTAATGCCATAAGTATATGGGAGCCCTATCCCACCATACTTACGAGAAATGGATATAAGATTCTTCATAGATTTGATGAGCATAATTGTTGTACATTAGCTGTTAATACTAAGTTAGATTCAGAATTTTTATTAAAAATATACTACGATAGTTTTGAGAAGTTTCTATCACAAAAGGATAGATGGATACAGGATTATTCAAACCTTGTTGGAATAGAATATAATATTTTAAAAGAAGCTACAAATAATTATATTTTTGATCCAATTATAGATTTAGAATATATTAAAAAGAATCTTAGAAGAAATAATGTTTTGGTGTAGTTTTTAAGAATCTAGATATTGATATATTTCCATAGGATGTGGATATAGTTGCATCATTTTTGCTTCTTCTTTCTTTAGGTCTAGATATGCTTGTAATATTGAAGAGTTAAATACTGGCTTCAAGAATTCATTATCACTTTCTAACTCATTCAAAGCTTCGTCTAATGATCCTGGTAATTCTCTTATTTTCAGGCTCCTTTTCTTCTCTTCACTCATATGATATATATTTTCGTCCACTGGATCACCTGCGTCTAGTTTTCTTCTGATTCCATCTAAACCTGCCATAAGTATTGCAGAGAATACAAGGTAGGGATTAGATGAGGGGTCAGGTGGTCTGTATTCTAACCTTTTAGCTTTTTCCATTCCCTTATAATAGGCTGGAATTCTTATTGCAGCACTTCTGTTAGATTTACTCCAAACCAAGTATACAGGAGCTTCATACCCTGGCACTAAACGTCTATAACTATTAGTTGTCGGTGCAACTATTGCGCTTAATGCTCTGCCATGTTCTAAGAGACCGCCTATAATATATCTACCTATTTG is drawn from Sulfolobus acidocaldarius SUSAZ and contains these coding sequences:
- a CDS encoding peptidase M24 translates to MRLQKLDRILEERDVKNAIIIGGANIFYLTGYDYISTDFANTVALIYNDSVPILVVPVLEKNRAQSKVGDKIEIVAYSSYQVSDDVIRGSLVDVISRYIETDRRIAIDMLYSGSMFYLSLSKKISSENLVDVSKDFYIIRAKKEPEELELIKKAGDITSSAMKISSEKIHEESVSEKQLAGLIDMTMRNEGAEEYAFSSIVAFAENSAFPHHIPTDRTIKNGENAVIDIGARYNNYCFDSTRTFVKSNNDEVKKVYEIVLQAQEEAIDAVRDGTRASEIDRIARNVIEKAGYGKYFVHSTGHGVGIEIHEYPSISLSSDAILEENMVITVEPGIYLKGKFGIRIEDTIILTKKKPIVLETIYKYL
- a CDS encoding molybdenum cofactor biosynthesis protein MoaA, with the protein product MKDVYGRELEDLRITLTHACNFTCFFCHMEGENDGDSLLSADQISLVAQIGMEFGIRTVKLTGGEPTLRRDLPEIISKLKEVGIKEVSMTTNGYLLKELAGKLKDAGLDRVNISLHSIDPVIFKEVTGVNVLSKVVEGIEEAKKVGLRPLKLNYVVTRKNAKGVFEFINFASGSNIDEIHLIELHPVGLGKEAFYTHVDMLDIEGRLNEDCTLIEIRNKHKRPRYKCGNLVVEVVKPYANPIFCSGCNRIRLTVDGKLKTCLYRDDKVIDISDIIKSSYSIIEKEELLREAYRLAILIREPNFRFKYETSKTG
- a CDS encoding MarR family transcripitonal regulator, which translates into the protein MSDSKNKIINILKNYGELSQSDLVKLSQMSKSRVSEILSELEKDGIIERRRLIGKNLAIRLSSSKFLSIGIIKAAEYPFVVPFVRSLRDKGFIVDVKIYNNGLDLTRDLATGKIDMGFSPLVTQLIFQKIFNDFKIIAGGARGGGAIVGNSLDSYIGSTALSSMELWTMLFDPHLDIVEYESPEHLIMSLNTKRTNAISIWEPYPTILTRNGYKILHRFDEHNCCTLAVNTKLDSEFLLKIYYDSFEKFLSQKDRWIQDYSNLVGIEYNILKEATNNYIFDPIIDLEYIKKNLRRNNVLV
- a CDS encoding GTP cyclohydrolase, with protein sequence MEQESLNQERLVEEIAKRVKEILQLIGEDTEREGLKETPERVAKALLEMTSALRSPQPYIKVFSLAENENSSVEDQIVLVKDISFSSLCEHHLLPIIGKVHVAYVVGKSGKVAGLSKIIRLVNYYASRPQIQERLVEQIAEAIMKSDIQPKGVMVIGDALHMCTYVRGVKDREASLISLSTRGIFSTKPSLKSQVFRLINTSKKSSTFL